Genomic DNA from Thermus caldifontis:
AGGCTTTTGGGGGTTCACATGCAAGAAAGGAGCATGGTGTACAAAGTTAGGGGCGCAAATCACACTAGCAGACATGAGAGATAAGGGGGGTGGGTCGTGTAAGGAATTATGTGTAAGGGTTTGTGTATAAAAGGGGGGCGCCCAAAGATAGGAGGTGCCCCATGGACCAGGATACCCTGAAGGCTCTTCTAAGGGAAGCGGTGAGGGAAACGGTGGCCGAGGTGTTGCAGACCCTACTGAATGCTGACCGGGAGGCGTTCTTGCAGAAATACGGCGGGCGCAAGAACGGCTACTACCCCCGCAAGCTGGGTCAGCCCCTGGGGGGCTATCTGGTAACCAGCTTTGGCCAGGTGGAGCTGGCTATCCCCCGGGACCGGGAAGGAAGGTACTACCCTAGCCTTCTTCAACCCTATGCTCGCCGCCAAGTGGACGTGGGGGAAGTGGCGGTGGCCCTATACACTGCTGGGGTTAGCCAACGCAAGGCGGCTGGTCAGCCGCAGGCTAGGTTCTGGTGATGAGCCTACTGCTGGGCCACCGGTACACCCACGAGACCATCAGTACCCTCACGGACCAGGTGATGGCCTGCTTTGCCCGCAGGGCAAACACCTCCTGGGGAGCGGAAGCCTTTCGCCAGGGAACAAGGGCCCCGAAGGGGCTAGGTTGGCTAGGGTGGCCCCTGCCTGAAGAGATGGCCTTTGTCTACCTGGACGGACTATTCCTGAAGGTTTTCAGGGAAGGGCTGGGGATGGAGCGGGCGGTTCCCTTGGGGAGGAGGTCCCAAAGGCGAAGGTGGGGGCCCATGTGTTTCCCCGGCCGGAATCGGTACACAGGCTCCTGTACGTGGAAGGGCAATGGCAGGAAGGGAGGTGAAGGGGCAAGATAGCCCCTCCGGGGCTGACGAAGGGATTTGCTGAGGCGCAGGAGGTACGGGAGCGGATGCCTCTGGAAAGGTATGCCCCCCAGACACAAACGCTTACACATAAGTCTTGACACGACTCCAATACTTCCCTTTCTACTCCAATAAGTAGTTGCGTGCCACAACTGTAATTTCTTGCGTCACGGACCCTTCCCTGCTACCTTACGGTTTGTATGGGTGGATGGGACAAGCGTCCCCTACAGGTACTAAAGCTTTTGTTCTTCCACCCAGAGGGATTGCGATTTGAGGAGATACGGACGTCTCTAGGGCTTTCACCCTACACCCTGAGGAAAGCCTTGGTGGCTTTGGAAGAGGAGGGCTTCACCGCTTTAGATCCCCAAGCTCGACGTTACTTGCTCCGTTATCCCCACCCTTTTCTGGAACTCCCAGAGCCCGTCGACGACACCTTTTTCTACCAAGAGTTGGTGGATGGCGCCCATGTTTCAACGGGCCTGAGGGCATACGCCCTCACGGTCCGGCCCTGGGGACTCCACCTCGAGGCCACCACCGGTCACCAGGGTCAACGCCTCTGGCCTTTTCCCAAGGAGCGGAAGCCTGTAACCGCTCATGCGCACGCCAGTGCCGGAGGAAGGGCCATCCTGGCTTACCTACGGGAAGATCTGGTGAGGGCGCACTTTCAGCGCTTTCCACCTCGCGCCTTCACACCCCATAGCCCCAGTACCATCCCCCAGGTTCTTGAGCGGCTAGCGGAGGTGCGCACCCTTGGGTACGCCAGGGCCAGGGGGGAGATCATTCCCGAGCGCTGTGGCCTTGCCCTACCCCTTCTGGGCAAGGACGGCCAGGCCTTTGGGGCCTTAGGGCTTTCCCTGCCCTTCGGTCAGGTATGCGCATATGAGCATCCCGAGGACCCGAAGGCGTGCCGCCGGTGTCTTGAAGTGGCACCCGTACTGAGGGAGGTGGTGTCTCAGGTATGGCCATCTTCGGAAGCCTAAGGGATATGTCCTTTCCCGATCTGGTCGGAATGCTTGGCCGGCGAAGCGGGGTTTTGGAAGTGTTCGCCCTGCCTGGACACCGTCAGGCCTATACCATCGCCCTGGAAGGCGGCCGGGTGCTCTGGGTGCGGGAAGGAAGGAGGGTGCTGGAACCCCTCCAGGCCCGCTCCGTTTTGCAGGAGCTTTTCCGAATGAGCGAGGGAGGATTCGAGTTCGTTCCCGGCACACCCCCTCCGCCTCCCGATGGCCAGGTACTGGGTTGGCCCCTGGAGCGGCTTCTCCTCACCATGACCACTGTCGAGGACGAATTCCGGGCCTACAGTGCCACACTCCCCGATCCCCGAACCCGCTTTCAGGCGGTGAGCATGGATATGTGGTTAGAAGAACCCCTTTGGTCCTTCTGGGAAAAGGCCAAGCCCCTCCTAGGGCAGCCGGGAGGTGCATCCGCCGAGGAGCTTGCCCGGCGGCTCGGCTTGCGGGAAAGGGAGGTGGTCTACTACCTCCACAAGCTTCGCCTAGCAGGCAAGGTGAGTCCGGTGCGGGCTTATGAGGAGGCCCTCAAGAGGAGGGACGAAAGCAGGGAAGGCCTGTTCCGCCGCCTGTTTGCCTCCTTGCTGGGGAGGGGAAGATGAACCGTACCCTCAAGCTGGTGGTTTCCGGGCCAGTGGGGGCAGGCAAGACCACCTTCATCCAGTCTCTTTCCGAGATCCCTGTGGTGGAAACGGATGAGTGGGCTTCGGAAGCGATTGGCAAAGAGAAGACCACCGTAGCCATGGATTACGGCCTTCTTACCCTGGACGGGGTGCCCATCCACCTCTTCGGTACCCCGGGGCAGGAGCGCTTCGACTTTATCTGGGATGTTCTCGTAGAGGGCGCCTTGGGCCTGGTCCTTTTGGTGGCGGGGGATAGCCCGCGGGACTTCCCCAAAGCCCGGTACATCTTGGACTACCTCACTTCCCGCCACCCCGTACCCTTCGTGGTAGGGGTGACCCGCCAGGACCTGGAGCGGGTATGGCGTCCTGAGGAGGTGGCGGACTTCTTTGGCCTACCTGCTCACCAGGTAGTGGGCTTGAACGCTACGAGTCCCACCAGCGCCACGTTAGCCCTCATCCGAATGCTGGAGCTGGTGACCGGGTCCCGCTGGCAGGGAGTCTGGTGATTCGGAGGGGAGGCGTGGCGTGAAGGGATTCGTTCCCAAGGCCAAGGCTTTAGGAAGGGGAGAGACGGCTTATCGTTCGCCCTTCCGGGAAGCGGCTCCTCCAGGGAGCCACGGCCCCACGCTTTGGGAAACCGGATTGGCCCTATCCGCTGGCAAAGAAGGCCGGCGGTGAATGGGAGAAGGGAGAAGGAATGGGACGACAGGAAATGTTGCAAAGCACCATCCGCGAGCTCAGGCAGGCTGTCCCCGAGATCACGGGATGCATGGTGGCTTCCACGGATGGTTTATCCCTGGCCACGGACCTTCCTGAGGGGGAAGCCGCTCGCACCGCCGCCATGGCAGCCACCGCTCTGGGCCTGGGGAAGCGCATTGCCCAGACCGTCGCCCTGGGGGGATTGGAGGAAGCCGTGGTCCGGGGGAAGGAAGGTTACATGGTGATCTACGCCGCCGGGGACCGGGGTGTGCTGGCGGTTACCGCCCCCACAGGAGCCAATCTAGGGCTGATCCATCTGGAAGCCCGGCAGGCAGCAGCCCGCATCGCCCGACTCTTGGCAGAGGAGGTGTGAAGCCATGACCCAGATCCTGCAGTTTGCGAAGGAAGCCCTGGAACAGATGCCTCCCGAAACCCGGTTCCGGCCCGAGGATGCTGCGACCATCGCCCGCCACAAGGACCTACTGCTCTCCTGGTCCGAGGAGCTGGTCAAGGCCTTTTACGACACCCTGTTTGCCCACCCTCCCACTAAGAAGGTCTTCCGGGAAGGGGAGCGCCCCGACCGGGAAGAAACCCTGCGGGCCTGGTGGCGCCGCACTGTAGAAGGGCCCCTGGACGAGGGGTACTTTGCCTGGATGGCCAAGGTGGGATTGGTGCACGTGGTCCGCGGGGTGGAAAACCCCATGATGCTGGCCATGGCCTCCTTTGTAGCCGAGTTCGTGGAGAAGAAAGCCCACGAGGCCGGCCTTCCCGAAGCGCCTTCCCTCGTGGAGGCCTTCTTCCGGCTCAGCATGGCTGTGGGGGCGGTGATTACTCATGGCTACGACCGTTACCGTGCCCTGGCCCTTTACAACGTGGCGGGCATGGAGCCGAGCCTACTGGACCGTCTCACCGTGGAGGAGGCCAAGGGCTTCCTGGAGACCTTGAGGAAAGAGGAGGCATGACCCCGTTCCCCCTCCCGCCTGTGGTCCTT
This window encodes:
- a CDS encoding DUF4388 domain-containing protein, with product MAIFGSLRDMSFPDLVGMLGRRSGVLEVFALPGHRQAYTIALEGGRVLWVREGRRVLEPLQARSVLQELFRMSEGGFEFVPGTPPPPPDGQVLGWPLERLLLTMTTVEDEFRAYSATLPDPRTRFQAVSMDMWLEEPLWSFWEKAKPLLGQPGGASAEELARRLGLREREVVYYLHKLRLAGKVSPVRAYEEALKRRDESREGLFRRLFASLLGRGR
- a CDS encoding GTP-binding protein, which encodes MNRTLKLVVSGPVGAGKTTFIQSLSEIPVVETDEWASEAIGKEKTTVAMDYGLLTLDGVPIHLFGTPGQERFDFIWDVLVEGALGLVLLVAGDSPRDFPKARYILDYLTSRHPVPFVVGVTRQDLERVWRPEEVADFFGLPAHQVVGLNATSPTSATLALIRMLELVTGSRWQGVW
- a CDS encoding roadblock/LC7 domain-containing protein, which produces MGRQEMLQSTIRELRQAVPEITGCMVASTDGLSLATDLPEGEAARTAAMAATALGLGKRIAQTVALGGLEEAVVRGKEGYMVIYAAGDRGVLAVTAPTGANLGLIHLEARQAAARIARLLAEEV
- a CDS encoding protoglobin domain-containing protein codes for the protein MTQILQFAKEALEQMPPETRFRPEDAATIARHKDLLLSWSEELVKAFYDTLFAHPPTKKVFREGERPDREETLRAWWRRTVEGPLDEGYFAWMAKVGLVHVVRGVENPMMLAMASFVAEFVEKKAHEAGLPEAPSLVEAFFRLSMAVGAVITHGYDRYRALALYNVAGMEPSLLDRLTVEEAKGFLETLRKEEA
- a CDS encoding IclR family transcriptional regulator — translated: MGGWDKRPLQVLKLLFFHPEGLRFEEIRTSLGLSPYTLRKALVALEEEGFTALDPQARRYLLRYPHPFLELPEPVDDTFFYQELVDGAHVSTGLRAYALTVRPWGLHLEATTGHQGQRLWPFPKERKPVTAHAHASAGGRAILAYLREDLVRAHFQRFPPRAFTPHSPSTIPQVLERLAEVRTLGYARARGEIIPERCGLALPLLGKDGQAFGALGLSLPFGQVCAYEHPEDPKACRRCLEVAPVLREVVSQVWPSSEA